In one window of Pseudomonas sp. IAC-BECa141 DNA:
- a CDS encoding efflux RND transporter permease subunit encodes MNLSGPFIKRPVATMLLSLAIMLLGGVSFGLLPVSPLPQMDFPVIVVQASLPGASPEVMASTVATPLERSFGAIAGVNTMSSRSSQGSTRVILQFDLDRDINGAAREVQAAINASRNLLPSGMRSMPTYKKVNPSQAPIMVLSLTSDVLEKGQLYDLASTILSQSLSQVQGVGEVQIGGSSLPAVRIELEPQALNQYGVALDDVRKTIAESNVRRPKGSVEDDQRLWQIQANDQLEKAKDYESLIIHYNGGAALRLKDVAKVSDGVEDRYNSGFFNDDAAVLLVINRQAGANIIETVNEIKAQLPALQAVLPASVKLNLAMDRSPVIKATLHEAEMTLLIAVALVILVVFLFLGNFRASLIPTLAVPVSLVGTFAVMYLYGFSLNNLSLMALILATGLVVDDAIVVLENISRHIDEGVKPMKAAYLGAREVGFTLLSMNVSLVAVFLSILFMGGIIESLFREFSITLAAAIVVSLVVSLTLTPMLCARWLKPHKPGEENRLQRWSRRTNDWMVGKYATSLDWVLRHRRLTLLSLIITVGVNVALYVVVPKTFMPQQDTGQLIGFVRGDDGLSFSVMQPKMETFRRAVLKDDAVESVAGFIGGTNGTNNAFMLVRLKPIKERNISAQKVIERLRKEMPKVPGAQLMLMADQDLQFGGGREQTTSQYSYILQSGDLGALREWYPKVVTALRALPELTAIDAREGRGAQQVTLIVDRDQAKRLGVDMNMVTAVLNNAYSQRQISTIYDSLNQYQVVMEVNPKYAQDPVTLKQVQVITADGARIPLSTFAHYENSLEDDRVSHEGQFASESIAFDMAEGVTVEQGSAAIERAIAKVGLPEDVIAKMAGTADAFAATQKSQPFMILGALLAVYLVLGVLYESYIHPLTILSTLPSAGVGALLSIYALGGEFSLISLLGLFLLIGVVKKNAILMIDLALELERHQGMAPLESIRSACLQRLRPILMTTLAAILGALPLLLGRAEGAEMRQPLGLTIIGGLVFSQVLTLYTTPVVYLYLDKLRHRFNKWRGVRTDAALETPL; translated from the coding sequence ATGAACCTGTCCGGCCCTTTCATCAAGCGTCCGGTGGCGACCATGCTCCTGAGCCTGGCGATCATGCTGCTGGGCGGTGTGAGCTTCGGCCTGCTGCCGGTGTCGCCGCTGCCGCAAATGGACTTCCCGGTGATCGTCGTGCAGGCGAGCCTGCCCGGCGCCAGTCCGGAAGTCATGGCCTCCACGGTGGCCACGCCGCTGGAGCGCTCGTTCGGCGCCATCGCTGGCGTCAACACCATGAGCAGTCGCTCCAGCCAGGGCTCGACCCGGGTGATTCTGCAATTCGACCTCGACCGCGACATCAACGGCGCGGCGCGGGAAGTGCAGGCGGCGATCAACGCTTCGCGCAACCTGCTGCCGAGCGGGATGCGCAGCATGCCGACCTACAAGAAGGTCAACCCGTCGCAGGCACCGATCATGGTGTTGTCGCTGACCTCGGACGTGCTGGAAAAGGGTCAGCTCTACGACCTGGCCTCGACCATCCTGTCCCAGAGCCTGTCCCAGGTACAGGGCGTCGGTGAAGTGCAGATCGGCGGCAGCTCGCTGCCGGCGGTGCGCATCGAACTCGAACCCCAGGCGCTGAACCAGTACGGCGTAGCGCTCGACGATGTGCGCAAGACCATCGCCGAATCCAACGTGCGCCGGCCCAAGGGCTCGGTCGAGGATGACCAGCGCCTGTGGCAGATTCAGGCCAACGACCAGTTGGAGAAAGCCAAGGATTACGAATCGCTAATCATCCACTACAACGGCGGCGCGGCCCTGCGTCTGAAAGACGTGGCCAAGGTCAGCGACGGCGTGGAAGACCGCTACAACAGCGGTTTCTTCAACGATGACGCGGCGGTGCTGCTGGTGATCAACCGCCAGGCCGGTGCCAACATCATCGAGACGGTCAACGAGATCAAGGCGCAGTTGCCGGCGTTGCAAGCGGTCTTGCCGGCCAGCGTCAAACTGAACCTGGCGATGGACCGTTCGCCGGTGATCAAGGCTACCCTGCATGAAGCGGAGATGACCCTGCTGATCGCCGTGGCACTGGTGATTCTGGTGGTGTTCCTGTTTCTCGGTAACTTCCGCGCGTCCCTGATTCCGACCTTGGCGGTGCCGGTGTCGCTGGTCGGCACCTTTGCAGTGATGTACCTCTACGGATTCTCGCTCAACAACCTGTCGCTGATGGCGCTGATTCTCGCCACCGGGCTGGTGGTGGACGACGCCATCGTGGTGCTGGAGAACATTTCCCGGCACATCGACGAAGGCGTAAAACCGATGAAGGCCGCCTACCTCGGAGCCAGGGAAGTCGGTTTCACCTTGCTGTCGATGAACGTCTCGCTGGTGGCGGTGTTCCTGTCGATCCTGTTCATGGGCGGGATCATCGAAAGCCTGTTCCGCGAATTCTCCATCACCCTGGCGGCGGCCATCGTGGTGTCGCTGGTGGTTTCCCTGACGCTGACCCCGATGCTCTGCGCCCGCTGGCTCAAACCCCACAAGCCGGGCGAGGAAAACCGCCTGCAACGCTGGAGCCGGCGCACCAACGACTGGATGGTCGGCAAATACGCCACCAGCCTCGACTGGGTGTTGCGTCACCGTCGCCTGACGTTGCTGAGCCTGATCATCACGGTCGGGGTGAACGTCGCCCTCTATGTCGTCGTGCCGAAAACCTTCATGCCGCAGCAGGACACCGGCCAGTTGATCGGTTTCGTGCGCGGTGACGATGGTCTGTCGTTCAGCGTGATGCAGCCGAAAATGGAGACCTTCCGCCGAGCGGTGCTCAAGGACGACGCGGTCGAGAGTGTTGCCGGGTTCATTGGTGGTACCAACGGCACCAACAACGCGTTCATGCTGGTACGCCTGAAGCCGATCAAGGAACGCAATATCTCGGCGCAAAAGGTCATCGAGCGCCTGCGCAAGGAAATGCCCAAAGTGCCCGGCGCACAACTGATGCTGATGGCCGACCAGGATCTGCAATTCGGCGGCGGCCGCGAGCAGACCACGTCGCAGTACAGCTACATCTTGCAAAGTGGTGATCTGGGCGCCTTGCGCGAGTGGTACCCGAAAGTGGTCACCGCGCTGCGAGCCTTGCCGGAACTGACGGCCATCGACGCCCGTGAAGGGCGCGGTGCGCAGCAGGTGACGTTGATCGTCGACCGCGATCAGGCCAAGCGCCTGGGCGTGGACATGAACATGGTCACCGCCGTGCTCAACAACGCCTACAGTCAGCGGCAGATTTCCACAATCTACGACAGCCTCAACCAGTATCAGGTGGTGATGGAGGTCAATCCGAAATATGCCCAGGATCCGGTGACGCTCAAGCAGGTTCAGGTGATCACTGCCGACGGTGCGCGGATTCCGTTGTCGACGTTCGCCCATTATGAAAACAGCCTGGAAGACGACCGGGTCAGCCACGAAGGCCAGTTCGCCTCCGAGAGCATTGCCTTCGACATGGCCGAAGGCGTGACGGTGGAGCAGGGCAGCGCCGCCATCGAGCGGGCGATTGCCAAGGTCGGCCTGCCGGAAGACGTGATCGCGAAAATGGCCGGCACCGCTGACGCTTTCGCCGCGACTCAGAAGAGTCAGCCGTTCATGATCCTCGGTGCGTTGCTGGCTGTATACCTGGTGCTGGGCGTTTTGTATGAAAGCTACATTCACCCGCTGACAATCCTCTCGACATTGCCGTCGGCCGGAGTCGGTGCCTTGCTGTCGATCTATGCGCTGGGCGGCGAGTTCAGCCTGATCTCGCTGCTCGGGCTGTTCCTGCTGATCGGCGTGGTGAAGAAGAATGCGATCCTGATGATCGACCTGGCGTTGGAACTGGAGCGTCATCAAGGCATGGCGCCGCTGGAATCGATCCGCAGCGCCTGTCTGCAACGTTTGCGGCCGATCCTGATGACCACGCTGGCGGCGATCCTCGGCGCCTTGCCGTTGTTGCTCGGCCGGGCTGAAGGCGCCGAAATGCGCCAGCCGCTGGGCCTGACCATCATCGGCGGGCTGGTCTTCAGCCAGGTGCTGACCCTTTACACCACGCCTGTGGTTTACCTCTATCTCGACAAGCTGCGCCATCGTTTCAACAAATGGCGTGGCGTGCGCACCGATGCCGCTCTGGAAACTCCGCTATGA
- a CDS encoding efflux transporter outer membrane subunit encodes MTDRSLINLATVRGSRLLSLSLCVAMLSACAVGPDYQRPQTAEIAQYKEAEGWRQANPSDSLARGAWWELYGDRQLNELIEKLNSSNQTVAQSEAQYRQAQALVRSARGAFYPSVDLSAGKTRSSQGTGSSSSSLSSSASGIRDTYNAQLGVSWEADVWGKLRRGLEANEASAQASYADLAAMRLSQQSELVQNYLQLRVIDQQKRLLESTVAAYERSLKMTMNQYNAGVSGRDAVAQAQTQLKTAQGDLVDLVWQRAQFENAIAVLTGQPPAEFNIAETQDIPKLPQIPLSLPSQLLERRPDIASAERSVIAANANIGVAKAAYYPDFSLSLSGGYSSSTSQNLISLPNRFWSVGPKMTLPLFDGGIRSAEVDRTEAVYDQTVAKYRQTVLDGFREVENYLVQLKVYEDEAAVRQEALDAARDSLRLTENQYKAGVIAYLDVVVVQATALSNERTVLNILQNRLIASVQLIAALGGGWDGQLETTDNR; translated from the coding sequence ATGACTGACCGTTCGCTTATCAATCTGGCTACCGTTCGCGGCTCGCGCCTGCTGAGCTTGTCTCTGTGCGTGGCGATGCTCAGTGCCTGCGCCGTCGGCCCGGACTACCAGCGCCCGCAGACCGCCGAAATCGCCCAGTACAAGGAAGCCGAAGGCTGGCGTCAGGCCAACCCGAGCGATTCCCTGGCGCGCGGTGCCTGGTGGGAGCTGTATGGCGACCGTCAGCTCAACGAGCTGATCGAGAAACTCAACAGCTCCAACCAGACCGTCGCCCAGTCCGAAGCCCAGTACCGTCAGGCCCAGGCCCTGGTGCGCAGCGCGCGGGGGGCGTTTTACCCGAGCGTCGATCTGAGCGCCGGCAAGACACGCTCCAGTCAAGGCACCGGCAGCAGCAGTTCGAGCCTTAGCAGTTCCGCCAGCGGGATTCGTGACACCTACAACGCGCAACTGGGCGTGAGTTGGGAAGCGGATGTCTGGGGCAAATTGCGTCGTGGCCTCGAAGCCAATGAAGCCAGTGCCCAGGCGAGCTACGCCGATCTGGCGGCGATGCGTTTGAGCCAGCAGTCGGAACTGGTGCAGAACTACCTGCAATTGCGGGTGATCGATCAGCAGAAACGCCTGCTCGAATCGACAGTCGCGGCTTACGAGCGCTCGCTGAAAATGACCATGAACCAGTACAACGCCGGGGTTTCCGGGCGCGATGCGGTGGCGCAGGCGCAGACCCAGTTGAAAACGGCCCAGGGCGATCTGGTGGACCTGGTCTGGCAACGGGCGCAGTTCGAAAACGCCATCGCGGTACTGACCGGCCAGCCGCCCGCCGAATTCAACATTGCCGAAACCCAGGACATTCCCAAGCTGCCGCAGATCCCGCTGAGCCTGCCGTCGCAGTTGCTTGAGCGCCGCCCGGACATTGCTTCGGCCGAGCGTTCAGTGATCGCCGCCAATGCCAACATCGGTGTGGCCAAGGCTGCGTACTACCCGGATTTCAGCCTGAGCTTGAGCGGCGGCTACAGCAGCAGTACCTCGCAGAACCTGATCAGCCTGCCGAACCGCTTCTGGTCGGTGGGGCCGAAAATGACCCTGCCGCTGTTCGACGGCGGCATCCGTTCGGCCGAAGTCGACCGCACCGAAGCGGTGTACGACCAGACCGTGGCCAAATACCGCCAGACCGTGCTCGACGGCTTCCGTGAAGTGGAAAACTACCTGGTGCAGTTGAAGGTGTACGAGGACGAAGCGGCGGTGCGCCAGGAAGCCCTTGATGCGGCACGGGATTCGTTGCGTCTGACCGAAAACCAGTACAAGGCTGGCGTAATCGCTTATCTGGATGTGGTGGTGGTGCAGGCGACTGCCCTGAGTAATGAGCGCACTGTCCTGAATATTCTGCAGAACCGCTTGATCGCCAGCGTGCAGTTGATCGCGGCGCTGGGCGGTGGTTGGGACGGCCAGTTGGAAACCACTGATAACCGCTGA
- a CDS encoding EAL domain-containing protein — translation MLIGSYSFTLVFISLCVAILASYTALDLTGRIATAKGRAVHLWTAGGAFAMGIGVWSMHFIGMLAFKLPISLGYDISITALSLLIAVLSCGFALWLVSQPKLPAWQLAFGALIMGAGISAMHYTGMAAMCMQPGIDYDPTLFGASLLIAVGASAAALWIAFRLRQHSPYVRLFRAGAAIVMGVAIVGMHYTGMAAARFPDGSFCGAALSGLNGNGLDNLVLITTLAVLAIALLTSILDARLEARTADLAHSLTVANRELTQLALHDTLTGLPNRMLLDDRINQAMKKVNEQGGCFALMFIDLDGFKPVNDAFGHHMGDQLLREVAVRLREDLRSLDTLARIGGDEFVLLVRLTEPNDALGLAARQVGLIAQSFRVAEHDLQISASVGIALYPGNGQNAQELLMNADAAMYHAKGGGKNGYSFFDASMNSNARKQLQLLQDLRAALEHGEFSLHYQPKFHAADGRPVGAEALLRWEHPTHGMLMPDKFIDLAEKTGLIIPIGEWVLNEACRQMREWYVLGYTDWRIAVNLSALQFCHSGLVRSVAKALATHHLPANSLTLEITETTAMSDADASMTVLQELADMGVDLSIDDFGTGYSSLMYLKRLPANELKIDRGFVRDLEHDSDDAAIVSAIVALGQALGLRIVAEGVETDSQQDFLTQLGCDSLQGYLLGHPMPADRFLQDIVRGKQLAVS, via the coding sequence ATGCTCATCGGTAGCTATTCCTTCACGCTGGTTTTCATTTCGCTGTGTGTGGCGATCCTTGCTTCCTATACCGCGCTCGATCTCACCGGGCGCATTGCCACTGCCAAGGGCCGCGCCGTGCATTTATGGACGGCCGGCGGGGCGTTTGCCATGGGCATCGGCGTCTGGTCGATGCACTTCATCGGCATGCTGGCGTTCAAGCTGCCGATCAGTCTCGGTTACGACATTTCGATCACGGCGCTTTCATTGCTGATCGCCGTGCTGTCCTGCGGATTCGCCCTGTGGCTGGTCAGCCAGCCGAAACTGCCGGCCTGGCAACTGGCCTTTGGTGCGCTGATCATGGGCGCCGGCATCAGCGCCATGCATTACACCGGTATGGCCGCGATGTGCATGCAACCGGGCATCGACTACGATCCGACGCTGTTCGGCGCCTCGTTGCTGATCGCGGTCGGTGCGTCGGCCGCAGCGCTGTGGATCGCCTTTCGTCTGCGTCAGCATTCGCCTTACGTGCGACTGTTCCGTGCCGGGGCGGCGATTGTCATGGGCGTGGCGATTGTCGGCATGCATTACACCGGCATGGCAGCGGCGCGGTTTCCTGACGGCAGTTTCTGCGGTGCGGCACTCAGCGGCCTGAACGGCAACGGCCTCGACAATCTGGTGTTGATCACCACGCTGGCGGTGCTGGCCATCGCGCTGCTGACTTCGATTCTCGACGCCCGCCTTGAAGCCCGCACCGCCGATCTGGCCCATTCGTTGACCGTGGCCAACCGCGAACTCACCCAGCTGGCGCTGCACGACACCCTGACCGGCCTGCCCAACCGCATGCTGCTGGACGACCGGATCAATCAGGCGATGAAAAAGGTCAACGAGCAGGGCGGTTGCTTTGCTTTGATGTTCATCGATCTGGACGGCTTCAAACCGGTCAACGACGCTTTTGGCCACCACATGGGCGACCAACTGCTGCGCGAAGTGGCGGTGCGTCTGCGTGAAGACTTGCGCAGCCTGGATACCCTGGCGCGGATCGGCGGCGATGAATTTGTCCTGCTGGTGCGCCTGACCGAACCCAACGATGCGCTGGGGCTGGCGGCCCGTCAGGTCGGCCTGATCGCGCAATCGTTCCGGGTCGCCGAACATGACCTGCAGATTTCCGCCAGCGTCGGCATCGCGCTGTACCCGGGCAACGGCCAGAACGCCCAGGAACTGCTGATGAACGCCGACGCCGCGATGTACCACGCCAAGGGCGGCGGCAAGAACGGTTACAGCTTCTTCGACGCCTCGATGAACAGCAACGCGCGCAAGCAACTGCAACTGCTGCAGGATCTGCGCGCTGCACTGGAACACGGCGAGTTCAGCCTGCATTACCAACCCAAATTCCATGCGGCAGACGGTCGTCCGGTCGGTGCCGAGGCGCTGTTGCGCTGGGAACATCCGACCCACGGCATGCTGATGCCGGACAAGTTCATCGATCTGGCAGAGAAGACCGGGCTGATCATTCCGATTGGCGAATGGGTGCTCAACGAAGCCTGCCGGCAGATGCGCGAGTGGTACGTGCTGGGCTACACCGACTGGCGGATCGCGGTGAACCTGTCGGCTTTGCAGTTCTGCCACTCGGGGCTGGTGCGCAGCGTGGCCAAAGCCTTGGCCACTCATCATTTGCCGGCCAACAGCCTGACCCTGGAAATCACCGAAACCACTGCCATGAGCGACGCCGACGCGAGCATGACGGTGTTGCAGGAGCTGGCCGATATGGGCGTCGACCTGTCCATCGACGACTTTGGCACCGGTTATTCAAGCCTGATGTACCTCAAGCGTTTGCCGGCCAATGAGCTGAAGATTGATCGCGGTTTCGTCCGCGATCTGGAGCACGACAGTGATGACGCGGCCATCGTTTCGGCGATCGTCGCCCTCGGTCAGGCGCTGGGCCTGCGCATCGTTGCTGAAGGTGTAGAAACCGATTCGCAACAGGACTTCCTGACGCAACTGGGCTGCGATTCGCTGCAAGGTTATCTGCTCGGTCACCCGATGCCGGCGGATCGCTTCCTGCAGGACATCGTGCGCGGCAAACAATTGGCGGTGAGTTGA
- a CDS encoding SDR family oxidoreductase, which translates to MDKVIVITGGGRGIGAATALLAAEQGYRICINYQTDEQAAHQVLDQVRERGATAIAVRADVSIEDEVVALFNRVDSELGRVTALVNNAGTVGHKSRVDEMSEFRILKIMKTNVLAPILCAKHAILRMSPKHGGQGGSIVNVSSVAARLGSPNEYVDYAASKGALDTFTIGLSKEVAGEGIRVNAVRPGYIYTDFHALSGDPDRVSKLESAIPMARGGRPDEVAEAIVWLLSDKASYATGTFVDLGGGR; encoded by the coding sequence ATGGATAAAGTCATTGTGATCACTGGCGGCGGTCGTGGAATCGGCGCCGCCACTGCTTTGTTGGCTGCCGAGCAAGGCTATCGGATCTGCATCAATTACCAGACTGACGAACAGGCGGCCCACCAGGTGCTCGACCAGGTGCGCGAGCGCGGCGCCACGGCCATCGCCGTGCGCGCCGATGTCAGTATCGAAGACGAAGTGGTCGCACTGTTCAACCGGGTCGACAGCGAACTGGGCCGCGTCACCGCCCTGGTGAACAATGCCGGCACCGTGGGACACAAGTCCCGGGTCGACGAAATGTCCGAATTCCGCATCCTCAAAATCATGAAAACCAATGTGCTGGCGCCGATCCTCTGCGCCAAGCACGCAATCCTGCGCATGTCGCCCAAACACGGCGGGCAGGGCGGCAGCATCGTCAACGTCTCCTCGGTCGCCGCCCGGCTGGGTTCGCCTAACGAATACGTCGATTACGCAGCGTCCAAGGGTGCGCTGGATACGTTCACCATCGGCCTGTCCAAGGAAGTGGCGGGCGAGGGGATTCGGGTGAATGCGGTGCGTCCGGGCTACATCTATACCGATTTCCACGCCTTGAGCGGCGACCCGGATCGGGTCAGCAAGCTGGAGTCGGCGATTCCGATGGCGCGGGGCGGGCGGCCGGATGAAGTGGCGGAAGCGATTGTGTGGTTGCTGTCGGACAAGGCTTCGTATGCCACCGGGACCTTTGTCGACCTCGGCGGCGGGCGCTAA
- the mapR gene encoding GntR family transcriptional regulator MpaR (MapR regulates genes involved in Pseudomonas quinolone signal (PQS) production and anthranilate metabolism) — protein MKRYEKFADDIAELIRSGVLGPGQRVPSVRYASQTYGVSPSTVFQAYYLLERRGLIRARPRSGYFVNTHAPSPFSEPVISSQVNESTKVDVSELVFSVLESIKDPSTVPFGSAFPSPTLFPLQRLSRSLASAAREMDPRMVVTDMSPGNPQLRRQIALRYMVGGLMLPMEELLITNGALEALNLCLQAVTEPGDLVAIEAPAFYASLQVLERLKLKAVEIPVHPRDGIDLGVLAQTLERHPIKACWCMTSFQNPMGATMPEAKKQELVELLKQHQVPLIEDDVYAELYYGQQAPKPAKAFDTEGLVMHCGSFAKSLAPGYRIGWVAAGRYAQKIERLKLMTSLCASMPAQAAIADYLQHGGYDRHLRKLRYALEEQQSAMLAAIARYFPAQTRVSQPAGGYFLWLELPPQMDSLKLFQMALAQGISIAPGPIFSPTQRFRNCIRLNYGSPWTEDAEKAMETLGRIVRSF, from the coding sequence ATGAAACGCTACGAAAAATTCGCCGACGACATCGCTGAACTGATCCGCTCCGGCGTCCTCGGCCCCGGCCAGCGGGTGCCGTCGGTGCGCTACGCAAGTCAGACCTACGGCGTCAGTCCGTCCACCGTGTTCCAGGCCTATTACCTGCTGGAACGCCGCGGCCTGATCCGTGCCCGCCCGCGTTCCGGCTACTTCGTCAACACCCACGCCCCGAGCCCGTTCTCGGAGCCGGTGATCAGCAGCCAGGTCAACGAATCCACCAAGGTCGACGTGAGCGAACTGGTGTTCTCGGTGCTTGAGTCGATCAAGGACCCCAGCACCGTGCCGTTCGGCTCGGCGTTCCCCAGCCCGACCCTGTTCCCGCTGCAGCGCCTGTCCCGTTCACTGGCCAGTGCTGCGCGGGAAATGGACCCGCGCATGGTGGTCACCGACATGTCGCCGGGTAATCCGCAATTGCGTCGGCAGATTGCCCTGCGCTACATGGTCGGCGGCCTGATGCTGCCGATGGAAGAACTGCTGATCACCAACGGCGCCCTCGAAGCGCTGAACCTGTGCCTGCAAGCGGTCACCGAACCCGGCGATCTGGTGGCCATCGAAGCCCCCGCGTTTTACGCCAGCCTGCAAGTGCTGGAGCGGCTGAAACTCAAAGCCGTGGAAATCCCCGTGCACCCGCGCGACGGCATCGACCTCGGCGTGCTCGCCCAAACGCTGGAGCGGCACCCGATCAAGGCCTGCTGGTGCATGACCAGTTTCCAGAACCCGATGGGCGCAACCATGCCCGAGGCCAAGAAACAGGAACTGGTGGAGCTGTTGAAGCAGCATCAGGTGCCACTGATCGAAGACGACGTCTACGCCGAACTCTATTACGGCCAGCAGGCGCCGAAACCGGCCAAGGCCTTCGACACCGAAGGTCTGGTGATGCATTGCGGCTCGTTCGCCAAGAGCCTGGCTCCCGGCTACCGCATCGGCTGGGTCGCCGCCGGGCGCTACGCACAGAAAATCGAACGACTGAAACTGATGACCTCGCTATGCGCCTCGATGCCCGCGCAAGCGGCTATCGCCGACTACCTGCAACACGGCGGCTACGACCGCCACCTGCGCAAACTGCGCTACGCCCTGGAAGAGCAGCAAAGCGCGATGCTCGCGGCCATTGCCCGCTACTTCCCGGCGCAGACGCGCGTGAGCCAACCGGCTGGCGGCTACTTCCTGTGGCTGGAACTGCCACCGCAGATGGATTCGTTGAAGTTGTTTCAGATGGCGTTGGCGCAGGGGATCAGCATCGCGCCGGGGCCGATATTTTCGCCGACTCAGCGCTTTCGCAATTGCATTCGATTGAACTACGGCAGCCCGTGGACCGAGGATGCGGAGAAGGCGATGGAAACACTGGGGCGGATTGTGCGGTCGTTTTGA
- the ccoG gene encoding cytochrome c oxidase accessory protein CcoG, producing MSERIPVRTVEASPQIKTVPARPMKAKHATSDNQIFTRSFTGLFRTLRMSGAGFLFLLFFGTVWLNWGGRQAVLWDLSESKFHIFGATFWPQDFILLSALLIIAAFGLFAITVFAGRVWCGYTCPQSSWTWIFMWCEKITEGERNQRIKLQAAPWSLNKLARRAAKHTLWLAISVLTGLTFVGYFTPIRPLAEELLTLRIGGVSLFWVLFFTAATYINAGWLREAVCMHMCPYARFQSVMFDKDTLAISYDAARGENRGPRKRDVKPAEAGLGDCIDCQLCVQVCPTGIDIRDGLQMECIGCAACIDACDSIMDKMNYARGLIRYTSERELQGGKTHLLRPRLIGYVAVLVVMIGALALALVERPMVSLDVTKDRGLFRENGQGQIENIYTLKVINKTQQRQDYNLSLVDGDGFQLQGKTQLSLAPGEIVDVPVSVAMTAERAASSSQTLSFRIADSDEPEIYSVAKSRFVAPMNR from the coding sequence ATGAGCGAACGAATCCCCGTCCGAACCGTAGAAGCATCTCCCCAGATAAAAACAGTACCGGCGCGCCCAATGAAGGCGAAGCACGCCACCAGCGATAACCAGATTTTCACCCGCAGCTTCACCGGCCTGTTCCGCACCTTGCGCATGAGCGGTGCGGGATTTCTGTTCCTGCTGTTCTTCGGCACCGTATGGCTGAACTGGGGCGGTCGTCAGGCAGTGCTCTGGGACCTTTCCGAAAGCAAATTCCACATCTTTGGCGCAACCTTCTGGCCACAGGATTTCATTCTGCTGTCGGCGCTGCTGATCATCGCCGCGTTCGGCCTGTTCGCCATTACTGTGTTCGCCGGCCGGGTCTGGTGTGGTTACACCTGCCCGCAGAGTTCGTGGACATGGATCTTCATGTGGTGCGAAAAAATCACCGAAGGCGAACGCAACCAGCGCATCAAGCTGCAAGCAGCGCCCTGGAGCCTGAACAAACTCGCCCGGCGCGCGGCCAAGCACACGTTGTGGCTGGCGATCAGTGTGCTGACCGGCCTGACCTTTGTCGGCTATTTCACCCCGATCCGGCCACTGGCCGAAGAATTGCTGACCCTGCGGATCGGCGGTGTCAGCCTGTTCTGGGTGCTGTTCTTCACCGCCGCCACCTACATCAATGCCGGCTGGCTGCGCGAAGCGGTATGCATGCACATGTGCCCGTATGCGCGGTTTCAGAGCGTGATGTTCGACAAGGACACTCTGGCGATTTCCTACGACGCCGCCCGAGGCGAAAACCGCGGCCCGCGCAAACGCGACGTGAAACCCGCCGAAGCCGGGCTCGGCGATTGCATCGATTGCCAGCTGTGCGTACAGGTCTGCCCGACCGGCATCGACATCCGCGACGGCCTGCAAATGGAATGCATCGGCTGCGCGGCGTGCATCGACGCCTGCGATTCGATCATGGACAAGATGAATTACGCCCGTGGCTTGATCCGCTATACCTCCGAACGCGAATTGCAGGGTGGCAAGACGCATCTGCTGCGTCCGCGACTGATCGGCTACGTTGCAGTACTGGTCGTGATGATCGGCGCACTCGCCCTGGCATTGGTCGAACGGCCAATGGTGTCGCTGGACGTGACCAAGGACCGTGGCCTGTTCCGCGAGAATGGTCAGGGGCAGATCGAAAACATCTACACACTAAAGGTCATCAACAAGACCCAGCAGCGCCAGGACTACAACCTGAGCCTGGTGGACGGTGATGGCTTCCAGCTGCAAGGCAAGACCCAACTGAGCCTGGCGCCGGGCGAGATTGTCGATGTGCCGGTGTCGGTGGCGATGACTGCCGAACGTGCGGCCAGCAGCTCGCAGACCTTGAGCTTCAGGATTGCCGACAGTGATGAACCCGAGATTTATAGCGTGGCGAAGAGCCGGTTTGTTGCGCCGATGAATCGATGA
- a CDS encoding DUF3203 family protein has product MPLRIDDSNPESKVCFFTVENGEEIRICDTLEVRTDSEKSMSFVEVDGRRIYVTEAEADALTVAGASDGRKHLKADDSDSVI; this is encoded by the coding sequence ATGCCCCTGCGTATCGATGACAGCAATCCGGAATCAAAAGTGTGTTTTTTCACCGTTGAAAATGGTGAGGAAATCCGGATCTGCGACACCCTGGAAGTCAGGACAGATAGCGAAAAATCCATGTCGTTCGTCGAAGTGGACGGCCGGCGTATCTACGTCACCGAAGCCGAAGCGGATGCATTGACCGTTGCAGGTGCCAGCGATGGACGCAAACACCTGAAGGCCGACGACAGTGATTCGGTGATTTGA